From the genome of Acidobacteriota bacterium, one region includes:
- a CDS encoding amino acid adenylation domain-containing protein has product MSDLIPGTPADLDSARTRLIQRMLRRGLKPSLPDKLVPIPRERRIPLSSAQARIWFFARLFPDSAEYNLFETLRLPAAPGRARLEMALRTLMERHDALRLRITEEEGEPLQQDSGILEPPLQWHDLTGLSPKLAERAMKDIGDAAAGDPLPLEQPPLFRVCAILMPGGEAVLVLVFHHLIADYWSAALLLQEMASLLEGEEPEPPGDIGFLDFVAWQQEAVDRRRLDRDLDYWLSKLGGQLPVLDLPGDRPRPPVPSRRGRALPIAASPQLVSDLKRLAEQEATSLFVVTLSAYKVLLLRLTAQSDLIAGAPLAGRDHPLAETLVGCFVKTVALRTDLSGDPSFREAVGRTHATVMEAQDHQSVPFDRVVAALKVPRESAYSPVFQTFFGLQSAADVECRGAEVGGVLLESESAKWDLTVSLTETPEGLCGFLEYSSDLFEESTAARFVKMYLRLLSAMAQEPDRRVGAFPLISTRERDRILNRLNPYRCPEFPYRTMAEPFEEQVERTPQAWALAGDEGRLTYADLNRQANRLAHYLRGLGAGRNTLIALCLERGFALVAALYAVTKSGAAYVPLDPELPDGRLQFMIEDTRPLLVLADRSTRSRLADSGRPVIAVDEEAHRWSDFPSTNPVNEGSARHLIHLLYTSGSTGRPKAVAYPVEGALANIFWLQKSYPFGPGDAALFKTSYGFDVSIWEIFWPLYRGATLVVCQPGGHRDPLYLIEQIERYHVTTIFLIPTMMQVFLDQLPAGSCPSLRWVFCGGEPVTPRIRDGFYQRLEARLINCYGPTEAGCVTDMVLHPDPGSPTVPLGRPAPNFRVYVLDERLQVLPVGVPGEAYLGGEAGVAQCYFRRPALTAERFLPDPYGQPGGRMYRTGDLCRYRDDGVLEHLGRIGRQVKVRGMRIEPAEIEAVLCEHPAVEESVVLPVGKGSAGRIIAFIVPAGGDAVSPQELIQHAGRILPRFMLPESFISVDSIPANVNGKTDQAALLRLWQEEKSTPPRQGKLVPPADVQEQKLLEIFQRVLGLSEISVTDSFFELGGHSLLIFKLIAACSQELGLRPSVADVFAARSVRALAQTLKTAPGDPEARLVPLAPRPGKPVIVFVHAASGSVLPFMEVAKRLGDYSIFGLQAPDTKVKKMAHSIENLSARYTEVIDSIRNRGPLIVAGWSMGGCIALEMARRWRQRKREVAAVLMLDTWLPPGALASPSAQVRARTAIRQMDVLGLEGFISSELQEGSGEIERLSSALELNRDAFLSYQPRPFEGEVFLLRAAEPFPDPSIEIPQEYSRDGYEWGEWVGKLVTREIPGNHFTLMAKDNAQALAATIRDLLDARVAYTEL; this is encoded by the coding sequence ATGAGCGACCTGATTCCTGGCACCCCGGCAGATCTGGACTCAGCCAGGACGCGCCTTATCCAGAGAATGCTCCGTCGAGGACTGAAGCCGTCCCTTCCCGACAAGCTGGTCCCCATACCCCGCGAACGCCGAATACCGCTCAGCTCTGCTCAGGCCCGCATCTGGTTCTTCGCGCGGTTGTTTCCCGACAGCGCTGAGTACAACCTGTTCGAGACCTTGCGCCTTCCTGCGGCCCCGGGCCGGGCGCGCTTGGAGATGGCCTTGCGGACGCTGATGGAACGCCATGACGCGCTGCGCCTGCGGATTACCGAAGAGGAGGGAGAGCCGCTGCAGCAGGACTCGGGCATCCTGGAGCCTCCCCTGCAATGGCATGACCTGACCGGCCTTTCCCCGAAGCTGGCGGAACGGGCCATGAAGGATATCGGCGATGCAGCCGCAGGAGACCCTCTGCCCCTTGAGCAGCCACCCCTCTTTCGCGTCTGCGCCATCCTGATGCCGGGAGGGGAGGCCGTACTGGTCCTCGTCTTTCACCACCTGATCGCCGACTACTGGTCTGCGGCGCTGTTGCTGCAAGAAATGGCCTCCCTGCTGGAAGGAGAGGAACCGGAGCCCCCCGGCGACATCGGCTTTTTGGACTTCGTCGCCTGGCAGCAGGAAGCCGTCGACCGTCGGCGGCTGGACCGAGACCTCGACTATTGGCTGAGCAAGCTCGGAGGGCAGTTGCCGGTGCTTGACCTGCCCGGGGACCGCCCCCGCCCGCCCGTTCCGAGCCGTCGAGGACGCGCCCTCCCCATCGCGGCTTCTCCTCAACTCGTTTCCGACCTCAAGCGCCTGGCGGAACAAGAAGCAACCAGCTTGTTCGTGGTGACGCTGTCCGCTTACAAGGTTCTCTTGCTGCGGCTGACAGCACAATCCGACCTGATCGCGGGAGCGCCGCTGGCCGGACGAGACCATCCGCTGGCCGAAACTCTGGTCGGGTGTTTTGTCAAGACGGTAGCGCTGCGCACCGATCTGTCCGGAGACCCCTCATTCAGGGAGGCTGTGGGACGCACTCATGCCACGGTGATGGAAGCTCAGGATCACCAATCAGTACCTTTCGACAGGGTTGTGGCGGCCTTGAAAGTGCCCCGCGAGTCCGCTTACAGTCCCGTCTTCCAGACCTTCTTCGGCCTGCAGTCGGCCGCTGACGTAGAATGCCGAGGAGCCGAAGTGGGAGGGGTGCTGCTCGAAAGCGAGTCGGCGAAGTGGGATCTGACGGTTTCGTTGACGGAGACGCCTGAAGGCCTCTGCGGATTCTTAGAATACTCTTCCGATCTCTTCGAAGAGAGTACTGCCGCCCGTTTCGTGAAGATGTACCTCAGGCTGCTCTCGGCCATGGCGCAGGAACCTGACCGACGCGTCGGCGCTTTCCCGCTGATCTCCACCCGGGAACGGGACCGCATCCTCAACCGCTTGAATCCCTATCGCTGCCCCGAGTTCCCCTACCGCACCATGGCCGAGCCCTTCGAGGAGCAGGTCGAGCGCACCCCTCAAGCATGGGCGCTGGCGGGAGACGAGGGCCGTTTGACCTATGCCGATCTCAACCGGCAGGCCAACCGGCTGGCCCACTACCTTCGGGGACTGGGGGCCGGACGCAACACTTTGATCGCCCTGTGCTTGGAACGCGGCTTCGCCCTCGTCGCGGCTCTCTATGCCGTCACCAAGTCCGGCGCCGCCTACGTTCCCCTGGACCCGGAACTTCCCGATGGCCGTCTGCAATTCATGATCGAGGACACCCGGCCCCTGCTGGTGCTGGCCGACCGCTCTACCCGCTCCCGCCTTGCCGACAGCGGGCGGCCCGTGATAGCAGTCGACGAGGAAGCCCACCGCTGGTCGGACTTCCCCTCGACAAATCCCGTCAACGAGGGATCTGCCCGCCATCTCATCCATCTTCTCTATACCTCGGGATCAACCGGGCGCCCCAAGGCCGTGGCTTACCCCGTCGAAGGCGCCCTCGCCAACATCTTCTGGCTGCAGAAGTCCTACCCCTTCGGCCCGGGCGATGCCGCTTTGTTCAAGACATCCTATGGATTCGACGTTTCCATCTGGGAGATCTTCTGGCCCCTATACCGCGGCGCCACGCTGGTCGTCTGCCAGCCGGGGGGACATCGCGATCCCCTCTATCTGATCGAGCAGATCGAGCGCTACCACGTCACCACGATCTTTCTCATCCCGACCATGATGCAGGTGTTTCTCGATCAGCTTCCGGCGGGAAGCTGTCCCTCACTGCGCTGGGTCTTCTGTGGAGGGGAGCCCGTGACCCCGCGCATTCGCGACGGTTTCTATCAGCGTTTGGAGGCTCGCCTGATCAATTGCTATGGACCCACCGAGGCAGGGTGCGTGACCGATATGGTCCTGCACCCTGATCCGGGCTCGCCTACCGTGCCGTTGGGCAGGCCCGCCCCCAACTTCAGAGTCTACGTGCTGGACGAACGATTGCAGGTCTTGCCGGTGGGAGTGCCGGGCGAGGCTTACTTGGGGGGCGAGGCGGGGGTGGCCCAATGTTATTTTAGGCGTCCCGCCCTGACCGCGGAGCGCTTCCTCCCCGACCCCTACGGGCAGCCGGGAGGTCGCATGTACCGCACCGGAGACCTCTGCCGTTATCGCGATGACGGCGTCCTGGAACACCTGGGCCGCATCGGCAGGCAGGTCAAAGTCCGCGGGATGCGTATCGAGCCGGCCGAGATCGAAGCCGTGCTCTGCGAGCACCCAGCAGTCGAGGAGAGCGTGGTGCTGCCGGTCGGCAAAGGAAGCGCCGGCAGGATCATCGCCTTCATCGTGCCCGCCGGCGGGGACGCCGTTTCGCCACAGGAACTGATACAGCACGCGGGCCGCATATTGCCTCGCTTCATGTTGCCGGAGTCCTTCATCAGCGTCGACAGCATCCCCGCCAACGTCAACGGCAAGACCGATCAAGCCGCCTTGCTGCGGCTGTGGCAGGAGGAAAAATCCACGCCGCCTCGACAGGGAAAGCTGGTTCCCCCCGCCGACGTGCAGGAACAAAAGCTGCTGGAAATCTTCCAGCGGGTCCTGGGCCTCAGCGAGATCAGCGTCACCGACAGCTTCTTCGAACTTGGGGGCCATTCTCTGCTCATCTTCAAGCTCATTGCGGCTTGCTCTCAGGAACTCGGCCTTCGTCCTTCGGTGGCCGACGTCTTCGCTGCGCGCTCGGTGCGGGCGCTGGCCCAAACCTTGAAGACTGCGCCGGGGGATCCGGAGGCCAGGTTGGTCCCTTTGGCTCCCAGACCCGGCAAACCCGTCATTGTCTTTGTGCATGCCGCCAGCGGTTCGGTCCTTCCCTTCATGGAGGTTGCCAAACGGCTGGGAGATTACTCGATCTTCGGCCTGCAGGCGCCCGATACAAAAGTCAAAAAGATGGCCCACTCCATCGAGAATCTGTCCGCACGCTACACGGAAGTTATCGATTCGATCCGCAACCGGGGCCCGCTGATTGTGGCCGGCTGGTCGATGGGGGGCTGCATCGCCCTGGAGATGGCCAGGCGCTGGAGGCAGCGCAAACGGGAGGTGGCCGCCGTCTTGATGCTCGATACCTGGTTGCCGCCCGGGGCTCTGGCTTCACCCTCGGCGCAGGTTCGGGCCCGCACGGCGATCCGCCAGATGGACGTCCTAGGCTTGGAGGGCTTCATATCATCAGAGTTGCAGGAAGGCAGCGGCGAGATCGAGCGGCTCTCCAGCGCCCTGGAACTCAACCGGGACGCCTTCCTCTCCTATCAGCCGCGGCCGTTCGAGGGAGAAGTGTTCCTGCTGCGCGCCGCTGAACCCTTTCCCGACCCCTCCATCGAGATTCCGCAGGAGTATTCAAGGGACGGCTATGAGTGGGGCGAGTGGGTTGGAAAGCTGGTGACACGCGAGATTCCCGGGAACCATTTCACTTTGATGGCCAAAGACAACGCTCAGGCTTTGGCGGCGACGATCCGCGACCTCTTGGATGCGCGCGTCGCATACACGGAACTGTGA
- a CDS encoding amino acid adenylation domain-containing protein, translated as MALKRVTELFERKAEECPDAAAIFSSGQTVTYGQLNRRANQLARHLIAGGLQPAGLVGLHLERSVRMLEALLAILKAGGAYLPLDPDHPVRRLRWMLDDARVDFLLTRQDLKERLAGSRTLRVVDLDADWPAISRQPKANPPASACPEDLVYCIYTSGSTGRPKAVAVAGPSLLNHVLHMAEVLRIHPQDRVLQFTSISIDAALEEIFPAWSRGAAVVLPPARVPTADQLQDLLDGERVSVLSLPSAYWHHWVDALCRAGGQRPQALRLVFVGGDRLLTEKLVGWRELPWSGEVEWIADYGPTEATISCAIFSGPVKADEPCVPIGRPIANVDIHILGADLEPVRPGETGELFISGKALARGYLNRPALTAERFLPDPFAGRGARMYRSGDRGHLLADGNIQFAGRVDNQVKIRGHRVELDEVEAALRRCPGVREAAVVAYQEAPGDMRLAAYVVARNFSRSDLRRRLSRRLPAVMVPSVLIPLKRLPLSPVTAKLDRSRLPAPQSAMKASLGKASELELVVADLFQEYAGGSPESLEQGFFACGGDSLRALCLLGRIAEVAVIEISFAEFQRCQSVRSLAALLLERWNGDPQILVGKLGRNGQRRAAGLKTVRRGRHPASRGQQRLWFLDKLHGRAPVYSVPFGYRIRGDLSLDELDQALTRILARHESLRTALVEHEGKLCQEIAPPMSISSRRVSVSSFPSALAAAEAAAREPFDLSRAPLFRSLCIQVAEDEHLLFLNFHHCVFDAWSLGLFWRELCAFLNGQAHLPEPGFQYGDYADWQSRWLRGNQADRQREFWRRQLSGELPSLRLNRDVVLERSFRPKGALEDVRVEADLSLAITQLARRLETTEFTVMLAAFAATLFRHSRQDTIVVGVPAACRPLPETEAIIGYFTNTVALPFRFPPGVTFQELVVQTSRLLSEGMANQQLPFDVVVDELSLPRRRESNPVFQAMFVLQSTPADRELRIRDLDIQEVVIHTETAKVDLTCTLRRAAGGYEGELEYATPLLNKPAARSLVKALKTLLHDAVRRPQARLDELALLPARERQDLAATANARFQAYSGLKTLHQGFEEQVRRYPEAVAIEARQGFLTYRELNSRANRLARVLIEAGAGPEARIGICIERSFDLVAALLAVLKSGAAFVPLDPAQPVERLRSIAQDGGLQIVVTRDAASPDLAPLSIPVGGADDEDLDALQGADPGVTVSLDNLACLYYTSGSTGRPKGVAIDHRCAMNRLRWLADRYPLKEGERVLHKTPLIFDVAIWEIFGPLHAGAAILMTDPGSSSDVAHIQSLLNKPGTVFAHFVPSMLEAYLRSAPPADYPDLRWIQVSGEAMAAHVLQRFSRHFAVELHNLYGQTETSEVAGWEGRDFKNGEGLPIGTQLGIYRLFILDSALSAVPPGVTGELYVAGCGGLARGYYGQPRLTAEKFLPNPYAVSSGERLYRTGDLACFDDQGLIRFLGRGDQQTKIRGCRVECGEIESVLSRHPSVATCAVVLRPDSQGSAQLVAYVVGDRAALPHLAAHAERFLPTFMLPAVYVFRSELPLTPSGKLDRRALPPPQRRDLEARVGGLEPEGQLQSALADLWKEVLGLTKVGRNDNFFAVGGNSLKCIQVLSRVDAAFGVQLSVRDFFSNPTIEGLADATEQAMVAMVASLPEREVERRLSDMGR; from the coding sequence ATGGCGCTGAAACGGGTGACTGAACTCTTTGAACGCAAAGCGGAGGAGTGCCCCGACGCTGCGGCGATCTTCTCCTCAGGCCAAACGGTCACCTACGGGCAACTGAACCGCCGCGCCAACCAACTGGCCCGCCACCTGATCGCAGGCGGTCTGCAGCCGGCAGGCCTGGTAGGACTCCACCTGGAACGGTCGGTGCGGATGTTGGAGGCCCTTTTGGCCATCCTCAAAGCCGGCGGAGCCTACCTGCCTCTCGATCCCGATCATCCCGTCCGGCGGCTTCGTTGGATGCTGGACGACGCCCGGGTCGATTTCCTGCTCACCCGTCAAGACCTCAAGGAGCGGCTGGCGGGGAGCCGCACATTGCGGGTCGTCGATTTGGATGCCGATTGGCCCGCCATCTCGCGGCAGCCGAAAGCCAATCCTCCCGCCTCCGCCTGTCCGGAGGACTTGGTTTACTGCATCTATACCTCGGGTTCCACCGGCCGGCCCAAAGCAGTGGCCGTGGCGGGCCCAAGCTTGCTTAATCACGTCCTCCACATGGCGGAGGTCCTGCGCATCCATCCTCAAGACCGCGTGCTTCAATTCACGTCGATCAGCATCGACGCAGCGCTTGAGGAGATCTTTCCGGCCTGGTCGCGGGGCGCGGCAGTGGTGCTGCCTCCAGCACGCGTCCCCACTGCGGATCAGTTGCAGGACCTGCTGGATGGCGAAAGGGTTTCCGTCCTGAGCTTGCCCAGCGCCTACTGGCATCACTGGGTCGATGCCCTATGCCGAGCGGGCGGCCAGCGTCCGCAAGCTCTGCGGTTGGTCTTCGTCGGGGGCGATAGGCTGTTGACCGAGAAGCTCGTGGGTTGGCGGGAGCTGCCATGGAGCGGCGAGGTCGAATGGATCGCCGATTATGGGCCCACGGAAGCCACCATCAGTTGCGCGATTTTCAGCGGACCGGTAAAGGCCGATGAGCCCTGCGTGCCGATCGGGCGGCCGATCGCCAACGTCGACATCCATATCTTGGGCGCCGACCTGGAACCGGTTCGGCCAGGCGAGACCGGCGAACTCTTCATCAGCGGGAAGGCCTTGGCTCGGGGGTATCTGAACCGCCCCGCCCTGACGGCCGAGCGCTTCCTCCCCGATCCCTTCGCCGGTCGCGGCGCCCGGATGTACCGTAGCGGCGATCGTGGTCATCTTCTCGCCGACGGCAATATTCAGTTCGCCGGACGTGTCGATAATCAGGTGAAAATCCGCGGCCATCGGGTTGAGCTGGACGAAGTTGAGGCCGCCCTTCGGCGCTGTCCGGGAGTGAGGGAGGCGGCCGTCGTGGCCTACCAGGAAGCGCCCGGCGATATGCGCCTGGCCGCTTATGTTGTGGCGCGGAACTTCTCCCGCTCCGACTTGCGGCGCCGCCTCTCCCGGCGCCTTCCGGCGGTCATGGTCCCGTCCGTGCTCATTCCTCTGAAACGGTTGCCGCTCTCGCCGGTCACCGCCAAGTTGGACCGCAGCCGGCTTCCGGCCCCCCAATCAGCCATGAAGGCCAGCTTGGGCAAAGCCTCCGAGTTGGAACTCGTGGTGGCGGACCTGTTCCAGGAGTACGCAGGAGGTTCTCCCGAATCGCTGGAGCAGGGCTTTTTCGCCTGTGGAGGCGATTCCCTGCGGGCCTTGTGCCTGCTGGGACGCATAGCCGAGGTTGCCGTCATCGAGATCAGCTTTGCAGAGTTTCAGCGGTGCCAGTCGGTGCGCTCCCTGGCGGCGCTGCTGCTTGAGCGCTGGAACGGCGACCCGCAGATCCTCGTCGGCAAACTGGGCCGGAACGGGCAGAGGCGCGCCGCCGGGCTGAAGACGGTTCGGCGCGGCCGCCATCCAGCCTCGCGGGGGCAGCAGCGCCTCTGGTTCCTGGACAAGCTGCACGGGAGGGCCCCCGTCTACTCGGTCCCCTTCGGCTACCGCATCCGCGGAGATCTGTCGCTGGACGAGTTAGACCAAGCCCTCACCCGCATCCTGGCTCGCCACGAGTCCTTGCGTACTGCTCTAGTCGAGCATGAGGGCAAATTGTGCCAGGAAATCGCTCCTCCCATGTCCATCTCCTCTCGCCGAGTAAGCGTCTCCTCTTTCCCCAGCGCCCTGGCAGCGGCAGAGGCGGCGGCCAGGGAGCCATTCGACCTCTCGAGGGCTCCTTTGTTCAGATCGCTTTGCATTCAGGTAGCCGAGGATGAGCACCTGCTGTTCCTCAACTTCCACCATTGCGTGTTCGATGCCTGGTCGCTGGGTCTCTTTTGGCGGGAACTCTGCGCTTTTCTTAACGGCCAAGCCCATTTGCCCGAACCCGGATTCCAGTACGGGGACTACGCGGACTGGCAATCGCGCTGGCTGCGAGGAAACCAGGCGGACCGTCAGCGGGAGTTTTGGCGCCGCCAACTGAGCGGGGAACTGCCCTCTCTGCGTCTTAATCGAGACGTCGTCCTGGAGAGAAGCTTCCGGCCCAAGGGGGCGCTGGAAGATGTGCGCGTAGAAGCCGATCTGAGCTTGGCCATAACCCAGTTGGCCCGCCGTTTGGAGACGACCGAATTCACGGTCATGCTGGCCGCCTTTGCGGCGACTTTATTCCGACACTCCCGGCAGGACACTATCGTCGTGGGTGTACCGGCGGCCTGCCGCCCGCTGCCCGAGACCGAGGCCATCATCGGCTATTTCACCAACACGGTGGCGTTGCCCTTTCGCTTTCCCCCCGGGGTCACTTTCCAGGAGCTGGTTGTTCAGACCTCGCGCTTGCTCTCGGAGGGAATGGCAAACCAGCAGCTTCCTTTCGATGTGGTCGTCGATGAGCTTTCGCTGCCGCGCAGAAGGGAAAGCAACCCGGTCTTTCAGGCGATGTTCGTCTTGCAGAGCACCCCGGCCGACCGGGAACTCCGAATCCGGGACTTGGACATCCAAGAAGTCGTCATCCACACGGAGACCGCTAAAGTCGACCTGACCTGCACCCTGCGCCGCGCCGCGGGCGGTTATGAGGGAGAGTTGGAGTACGCCACGCCCCTGCTCAACAAGCCCGCCGCGCGATCCTTGGTCAAGGCACTGAAAACCTTGTTGCACGACGCCGTCCGCCGTCCGCAGGCGCGGCTGGATGAATTGGCCCTGCTTCCCGCCCGGGAACGGCAAGACCTGGCCGCTACAGCCAATGCCCGGTTCCAAGCCTACAGCGGACTCAAGACACTGCACCAGGGCTTCGAGGAGCAGGTCCGGCGCTATCCCGAGGCTGTCGCCATCGAAGCCCGACAAGGCTTCCTCACCTATCGAGAGCTAAACAGTCGCGCCAACCGTCTGGCGCGGGTCCTGATCGAGGCCGGCGCCGGACCGGAAGCAAGGATCGGCATCTGCATTGAACGGTCTTTCGACCTGGTGGCCGCTCTGCTGGCGGTTCTCAAAAGCGGCGCGGCCTTCGTCCCGCTCGATCCGGCTCAACCCGTGGAACGGCTGCGCAGCATCGCCCAAGACGGCGGGCTGCAGATAGTGGTGACGCGGGATGCGGCCTCGCCCGATCTGGCCCCGCTTTCCATCCCTGTCGGCGGAGCGGACGATGAAGACCTGGACGCTTTGCAAGGGGCCGATCCCGGCGTAACGGTTTCTTTGGACAACCTTGCCTGCCTCTACTACACCTCCGGTTCCACCGGCCGCCCCAAAGGCGTGGCCATCGATCACCGCTGCGCCATGAACAGGCTGCGCTGGCTGGCTGACCGCTATCCCTTGAAAGAAGGCGAAAGGGTCCTGCACAAGACGCCCCTCATCTTCGACGTGGCCATTTGGGAGATTTTCGGACCCCTGCATGCCGGCGCGGCCATTCTCATGACTGATCCCGGTTCCAGTTCCGACGTCGCACACATCCAATCTCTGCTCAACAAACCGGGGACGGTCTTCGCCCATTTCGTTCCGTCCATGCTGGAGGCCTACCTGAGGTCCGCGCCGCCCGCCGACTACCCCGACCTGCGCTGGATCCAGGTTTCGGGAGAGGCGATGGCGGCACACGTTCTCCAGCGCTTCTCGCGGCATTTCGCTGTCGAATTGCATAACCTCTACGGCCAGACCGAGACCTCCGAGGTGGCAGGCTGGGAAGGCCGGGACTTCAAAAACGGAGAGGGGCTTCCCATCGGCACTCAGCTCGGCATCTACCGCCTCTTCATCCTCGACTCGGCTCTGAGTGCCGTGCCTCCCGGAGTGACGGGAGAGCTTTACGTGGCCGGCTGCGGGGGATTGGCCCGCGGCTATTATGGCCAGCCTCGGCTCACTGCCGAGAAGTTCCTGCCAAACCCCTACGCCGTTTCCAGCGGTGAGCGGCTCTACCGGACGGGAGATTTGGCCTGTTTCGACGATCAAGGACTCATCCGTTTTCTTGGCCGCGGGGACCAGCAAACGAAGATTCGCGGCTGCCGGGTGGAGTGCGGCGAGATCGAGTCGGTTCTTTCGCGCCACCCGTCGGTGGCGACTTGCGCCGTTGTCCTACGACCAGACAGCCAAGGCTCAGCCCAACTTGTCGCCTACGTCGTCGGGGACCGCGCCGCCCTGCCCCATCTGGCCGCTCACGCCGAGCGGTTTCTTCCTACTTTCATGCTGCCCGCGGTCTATGTCTTCCGGTCCGAGCTGCCTTTGACGCCTTCAGGGAAGCTGGACCGCCGGGCTTTGCCGCCGCCGCAAAGGCGGGATCTTGAAGCCCGCGTCGGGGGGCTGGAGCCCGAAGGGCAGCTTCAAAGTGCGTTGGCCGATCTGTGGAAGGAGGTCCTGGGTCTGACAAAGGTGGGCCGCAACGACAATTTTTTCGCCGTCGGAGGCAACTCCCTCAAGTGCATCCAAGTGCTGAGCCGCGTCGATGCGGCCTTCGGCGTCCAGTTGTCGGTGCGCGACTTCTTTTCAAACCCCACCATCGAAGGCCTGGCCGACGCCACCGAGCAGGCCATGGTGGCTATGGTGGCGTCACTGCCCGAACGCGAGGTGGAGCGCCGCCTGTCAGATATGGGAAGGTAA
- a CDS encoding alginate export family protein, protein MKRKSVNASAFRCWLAMIVISLCIRGVVAIAQEEPVTESPDRIGPPKEMASAGAGAESLGTPGPRPVAPSLSASATLRARFEIKRGVRFDEAQAAADEDFTLSRLRLHLTWAPARWEGRLAAFIELQDARIWGEDFIDEKAVPNLTSDQLDIHQAHLDVGLAPDSRLPAKLRVGRQKLNLGAQRLVASLEWANTARVWDGARLTLGDPQRRGVDFFATRLVPVRPDAFNDHAPTGSRMFDSQLHGVYFTDKTLIRDAQLEAYWLMRFQGAAGDNVHTFGLRAACLRPQWDADMEVARQFGTFGGQEHRAMMLHVGIGHTLKAVPNSHIGAAYNFGSGDRNASDARHETFDNLFPLNHAYYGHMDFFALQNLHNAELVFKTRLSRRVSLRAAYQRFYLAQEDSDAWYDAGGRVFQQPAGDLSPDAGSEIDLTLSFDVSRFKLVVGHSRFFTGQYLRDAGTSTQSHFSYAQMEVGF, encoded by the coding sequence ATGAAAAGGAAGTCGGTCAACGCCTCCGCTTTTCGATGCTGGTTGGCCATGATCGTCATATCGCTCTGCATCCGAGGCGTTGTCGCCATTGCCCAGGAGGAACCGGTCACCGAATCGCCCGATAGGATCGGCCCCCCGAAGGAGATGGCTTCAGCCGGCGCTGGGGCGGAGAGCCTCGGCACTCCGGGTCCGCGACCGGTTGCACCCTCGCTGAGCGCCTCCGCCACTCTTCGTGCCCGCTTCGAAATCAAACGCGGAGTCAGGTTCGATGAGGCCCAGGCGGCCGCCGACGAAGATTTTACGCTTTCTCGTTTGCGGCTCCATCTGACCTGGGCTCCCGCCCGCTGGGAGGGCCGCTTGGCGGCTTTTATCGAACTCCAGGACGCGCGCATCTGGGGCGAGGACTTCATCGACGAAAAGGCAGTCCCCAACCTTACCTCCGATCAACTCGACATCCACCAGGCCCATCTGGACGTCGGTTTGGCTCCCGACAGCCGTTTGCCTGCCAAGCTCCGCGTCGGCCGCCAAAAGCTGAACCTGGGCGCACAGAGACTGGTCGCATCGCTGGAATGGGCCAATACCGCCCGTGTTTGGGACGGAGCCCGGCTTACCCTTGGCGACCCGCAAAGGCGTGGAGTCGATTTCTTTGCGACCCGTCTGGTTCCTGTCAGGCCGGACGCCTTCAATGACCATGCGCCGACCGGCAGCCGAATGTTCGACAGCCAGCTTCACGGCGTCTACTTTACGGACAAGACCTTGATCCGGGACGCTCAGCTCGAGGCCTATTGGCTGATGCGCTTTCAAGGCGCCGCCGGCGACAACGTCCATACTTTTGGCCTGCGTGCCGCATGCCTTCGCCCTCAATGGGATGCCGATATGGAGGTCGCCCGCCAGTTCGGCACCTTCGGCGGCCAGGAGCACAGGGCCATGATGCTGCATGTGGGAATCGGACATACGCTCAAGGCCGTGCCCAATTCTCACATCGGGGCGGCTTACAATTTCGGAAGCGGAGACCGCAACGCCTCTGACGCCCGCCACGAGACCTTCGACAACCTCTTTCCCCTCAACCACGCCTATTACGGCCACATGGACTTTTTCGCGCTTCAGAATCTTCACAATGCGGAACTCGTCTTCAAGACCCGTCTTTCACGCCGGGTTTCTCTGCGGGCGGCTTACCAGCGGTTCTACTTGGCTCAGGAGGATTCCGATGCCTGGTACGATGCCGGCGGCCGCGTCTTTCAACAGCCGGCTGGCGACCTCTCTCCAGACGCAGGGAGCGAAATCGACCTCACGCTCAGCTTCGATGTGAGTCGCTTCAAACTGGTGGTCGGCCACAGCCGCTTCTTCACCGGACAATATCTGCGCGATGCCGGCACCTCCACCCAAAGCCACTTTTCCTATGCCCAGATGGAAGTCGGCTTCTGA